A stretch of the bacterium genome encodes the following:
- a CDS encoding HNH endonuclease, which produces MSHAIVLPAFSPEQPAARVDSALREALRACDRARECAVIWFAEVQRCALFRELGFAPLETYATQALGFSANRYWQFKRLADDLDRLPVLREAVATGEVGWTKAQQVARVATPQTQAAWVAKAATSGRRELAREVAAVRAEVRLAARDRQRNGSAMNRQLALDCGTSPLAPAQVPATGAIPFTITLRGDALQVARFEALVGHADDAEVADRCASAAPAVQVVVQQCPDCAAAAAVTQRGELPLAPAQVAALGCDARVRVANGPNRATIPPKIRAAVLARDRYRCTTPGCGSTRFLELHHVTPRSRGGTNRAENLTTLCNRCHGFAHERPVAMVAAGAGSVSAD; this is translated from the coding sequence ATGTCGCACGCCATCGTTCTGCCTGCGTTTTCCCCTGAACAGCCCGCCGCCCGCGTCGATTCAGCCCTGCGCGAGGCGCTCCGCGCCTGCGACCGTGCTCGCGAGTGCGCCGTGATCTGGTTCGCCGAGGTCCAGCGGTGCGCGCTGTTCCGCGAACTCGGCTTCGCCCCGCTCGAGACCTACGCGACGCAGGCACTCGGCTTCTCGGCCAACCGCTATTGGCAGTTCAAACGGTTGGCCGACGACCTTGACCGGTTGCCCGTGCTGCGCGAGGCGGTGGCCACCGGTGAGGTGGGCTGGACGAAGGCACAGCAGGTGGCGCGGGTGGCAACGCCGCAGACACAGGCCGCGTGGGTGGCGAAGGCCGCAACGTCGGGCAGGCGCGAACTGGCGCGCGAGGTGGCCGCGGTGCGGGCGGAAGTGCGGCTGGCCGCGCGGGATCGGCAGCGGAATGGTTCTGCCATGAATCGGCAACTCGCTCTCGACTGCGGGACCTCGCCACTTGCGCCGGCGCAAGTTCCCGCGACCGGTGCAATCCCGTTCACGATCACCCTTCGCGGTGATGCGCTGCAGGTGGCGCGGTTCGAGGCGCTGGTGGGGCACGCTGATGATGCGGAGGTCGCCGACCGGTGCGCGTCCGCTGCACCTGCGGTCCAGGTCGTTGTGCAGCAATGCCCGGATTGCGCCGCGGCCGCGGCTGTTACGCAGCGCGGCGAGCTGCCACTTGCGCCGGCGCAAGTTGCGGCGCTCGGTTGCGACGCGCGGGTACGGGTTGCGAATGGCCCGAACCGCGCAACGATCCCTCCGAAGATTCGCGCTGCGGTGCTTGCGCGCGACCGTTATCGCTGCACAACGCCGGGTTGTGGCTCTACGCGGTTCCTGGAATTGCATCACGTCACGCCGCGATCACGGGGTGGCACCAACCGGGCCGAGAACCTCACCACGCTGTGCAACCGGTGCCACGGGTTTGCGCACGAACGTCCGGTTGCCATGGTCGCGGCCGGTGCTGGCAGTGTATCAGCGGACTGA
- the selB gene encoding selenocysteine-specific translation elongation factor, producing the protein MTDQSRHFILGAAGHVDHGKTALVTALTGTNTDRLKEEQERGISIELGFAELDLGDGVHLGVVDMPGHEKFVKQMVSGAGGVDLAFLVIAADEGVMPQTIEHLEILDALRVRSGLVVVTKTDMVDEDFVGVVTEEAADLVAGTFLEGKPIIAVSAHKGTGLDDLRAALKAEALALPQRAEQGLFRLPVDRVFTMPGAGVVVTGTCWSGAVGEGDKLLVEPGALPVRVREVQVHGHAAPRGASGQRLALALHGVKRDDMERGQQVVAPRAAATTKRLDIRLDLMKHCRRAIKNRQRLHVHHAGREVLARIVLLDVQELGGETAAKAGGVRTALAQLHLEDELVAAYGDRLVLRFYSPLVSVAGGVVLDAAPALHKRFDDEVLAQLAVLETGSPEELFLKKLADAGTAGLAPEAAGTWADHPLLQAVGARVYHRSVLAQLAVAVGEQVQDHARRFPLRLGISKEEARRRCEFTGGANEWNAVCSALAAPGNWVVVGDRIAASPEGPKLNVRLQNAVDQVVAELDALGLEWPRLDHWAAGSPTFQRAAADAALKDFKPAEVARWLVDHGRAVPVAGDYLVAAGARAALVAKLRAHFAREPELTFSGFRELSGLTRKLGIPMLEYLDQSGVTERDGDLRRAGPALADGQT; encoded by the coding sequence ATGACCGACCAGAGCCGCCATTTCATCCTCGGCGCCGCCGGGCACGTCGACCACGGCAAGACCGCCCTGGTCACGGCCCTGACGGGCACCAACACCGACCGCCTGAAGGAAGAGCAGGAGCGGGGCATCAGCATCGAGCTGGGCTTTGCCGAGCTGGACCTGGGCGACGGCGTGCACCTGGGCGTGGTCGACATGCCGGGGCACGAGAAGTTCGTCAAGCAGATGGTCTCGGGCGCCGGGGGCGTGGATCTCGCCTTCCTCGTGATTGCCGCCGACGAGGGCGTGATGCCGCAGACCATCGAGCACCTGGAAATCCTCGATGCGCTGCGCGTGCGCAGCGGGCTGGTCGTGGTCACCAAGACGGACATGGTCGACGAGGATTTTGTCGGCGTCGTGACCGAAGAGGCTGCCGACCTCGTGGCCGGCACCTTCCTTGAAGGAAAGCCCATCATCGCGGTCTCGGCCCACAAGGGTACGGGGCTGGATGACTTGCGCGCCGCCCTCAAGGCCGAGGCCCTCGCGTTGCCGCAGCGCGCCGAGCAGGGCCTGTTCCGACTGCCGGTCGATCGCGTGTTCACCATGCCCGGCGCCGGCGTCGTGGTGACGGGCACGTGCTGGAGCGGCGCCGTCGGCGAGGGCGACAAGCTGCTGGTCGAGCCGGGCGCCCTGCCCGTCCGCGTGCGCGAAGTGCAGGTGCACGGGCACGCGGCACCGCGCGGCGCCTCGGGCCAGCGTCTGGCTCTTGCGCTGCACGGGGTCAAGCGCGACGACATGGAGCGCGGGCAGCAGGTCGTGGCTCCGCGTGCGGCGGCGACGACGAAGCGCCTCGACATCCGGCTGGACCTGATGAAGCATTGCCGCCGCGCCATCAAGAACCGCCAGCGCCTGCATGTGCACCACGCCGGGCGCGAAGTACTCGCACGCATCGTGTTGCTCGATGTGCAGGAACTGGGCGGCGAGACGGCCGCGAAGGCGGGCGGCGTCCGTACGGCGCTGGCGCAGCTGCACCTGGAGGACGAACTGGTGGCCGCGTACGGCGACCGCCTGGTGCTGCGGTTCTACTCGCCGCTGGTGAGCGTGGCCGGCGGCGTCGTGCTCGATGCAGCGCCGGCGCTGCACAAGCGCTTCGACGACGAGGTGCTGGCGCAGCTGGCGGTCCTCGAGACGGGCTCGCCCGAGGAGCTCTTCCTCAAGAAGCTGGCCGATGCGGGCACGGCGGGGCTGGCTCCCGAAGCGGCCGGCACCTGGGCGGACCACCCGCTGTTGCAGGCGGTGGGTGCGCGCGTCTACCACCGCAGCGTCCTGGCACAACTGGCCGTCGCGGTCGGCGAGCAGGTGCAGGACCATGCGCGGCGCTTCCCGTTGCGCCTGGGCATCTCCAAGGAGGAGGCGCGGCGGCGCTGCGAGTTCACCGGCGGCGCCAACGAGTGGAACGCCGTCTGCTCGGCGCTGGCGGCGCCCGGGAACTGGGTCGTGGTCGGTGACCGTATTGCGGCCTCGCCCGAGGGACCGAAGCTGAACGTGCGCCTTCAGAACGCCGTCGACCAGGTGGTGGCCGAACTGGACGCTCTCGGCCTGGAGTGGCCGCGTCTGGACCACTGGGCGGCCGGCTCGCCGACCTTCCAGCGGGCGGCCGCCGATGCCGCCCTGAAGGATTTCAAGCCGGCCGAGGTGGCCCGCTGGCTGGTCGATCACGGGCGGGCGGTGCCGGTCGCCGGCGACTACCTTGTCGCGGCCGGCGCGCGCGCGGCCCTTGTGGCGAAGCTGCGGGCCCATTTCGCGCGCGAACCGGAACTGACCTTCAGCGGTTTCCGAGAGTTGAGCGGACTGACGCGCAAGCTCGGGATCCCGATGCTCGAATACCTTGACCAGTCGGGCGTGACCGAGCGCGACGGCGACCTGCGCCGCGCCGGTCCGGCCCTTGCGGATGGGCAGACATGA
- the ispG gene encoding flavodoxin-dependent (E)-4-hydroxy-3-methylbut-2-enyl-diphosphate synthase, with amino-acid sequence MNEPQNLDPRRVAPRPVCAPRRPTRQINVGGVPMGGGAPVRVQSMTTTRTGDVQATLEQIRELASAGAEYVRVTVNDQAAAEAMPQLVREANLPLIADIHYDHTMALAALKAGVAKLRINPGNIGSRDHVREVARAAQDCGVPIRVGVNRGSLHRRYDELVKRDPAGALVQSGLDEIEALAAFGFSDVAVSLKSSTPAEVVEACRRFSAQCDVPQHLGVTEAGTLLAGTSLSVAAMSVLLGEGIGDTVRISLADDPVYEIKAAFHMLQALGLREGYARVVACPTCGRVEVDVVALATRVEELAKDLPPDRVISVMGCIVNGPGEAKTADLGIAAGRTKVAIYRKGELHRNIDKADLERVLVEEIERLR; translated from the coding sequence ATGAACGAGCCCCAGAACCTGGACCCCCGCCGCGTGGCGCCGCGCCCCGTGTGCGCGCCGCGGCGGCCGACGCGGCAGATCAACGTGGGCGGCGTACCCATGGGCGGCGGCGCCCCGGTGCGCGTGCAGAGCATGACCACGACGCGCACCGGCGACGTGCAGGCGACTCTCGAGCAGATTCGCGAGCTGGCCTCGGCCGGCGCCGAGTACGTGCGGGTGACGGTGAACGACCAGGCGGCCGCCGAAGCCATGCCGCAGCTGGTGCGCGAGGCGAACCTGCCGCTTATCGCCGACATCCACTACGACCACACGATGGCGCTCGCAGCCCTGAAGGCGGGCGTGGCCAAGCTGCGCATCAATCCCGGCAACATCGGCTCGCGCGACCACGTGCGCGAGGTGGCCCGTGCGGCGCAGGATTGCGGCGTGCCGATCCGTGTCGGGGTCAACCGCGGCAGCCTGCATCGTCGCTACGACGAGCTGGTGAAACGCGACCCTGCCGGGGCGCTGGTGCAGAGCGGCCTGGACGAGATCGAGGCCCTGGCCGCGTTCGGATTTTCCGATGTGGCCGTCAGCCTCAAGAGCAGCACGCCGGCCGAGGTTGTCGAGGCCTGCCGTCGTTTCTCCGCGCAGTGCGACGTGCCGCAGCACCTGGGCGTGACCGAAGCGGGCACGCTGCTGGCCGGTACCTCCCTGTCGGTCGCCGCGATGTCGGTGCTGCTGGGCGAGGGGATCGGCGACACGGTGCGCATCAGCCTGGCCGATGACCCGGTCTACGAGATCAAGGCGGCCTTCCACATGCTGCAGGCGCTCGGCCTGCGCGAGGGCTATGCCCGCGTGGTGGCCTGCCCGACCTGCGGCCGGGTCGAGGTCGATGTCGTGGCCCTGGCCACGCGCGTCGAGGAACTGGCGAAGGACCTGCCGCCCGACCGGGTCATTTCGGTGATGGGCTGCATCGTCAACGGCCCGGGCGAGGCGAAGACCGCCGACCTGGGCATTGCCGCCGGGCGCACCAAGGTGGCCATCTACCGCAAGGGCGAACTGCACCGCAACATCGACAAGGCCGATCTGGAACGGGTTCTGGTCGAGGAAATCGAGCGCCTGCGCTGA